In Carya illinoinensis cultivar Pawnee chromosome 7, C.illinoinensisPawnee_v1, whole genome shotgun sequence, the following are encoded in one genomic region:
- the LOC122317144 gene encoding probable pectinesterase/pectinesterase inhibitor 21, which produces MPKEDDDGRSKRIAIISLCSILLVSMVVAVTVGVNLNRLDSSDPKNGNKFHEVSDTMKAIESICQPTDYKQDCIKTLNTEAGQTTDPKELIQAAFKVAMKHISEGAKKSIVLHELEKDPRAKQALNNCKELLDSAIAELKHAFAEVGEFDLSKVEKVLIDLKIWLSAVITYQETCLDGFQNTTSHAGQKMKEALKSAMRLSSNGLAIISDISSVLTGLEIPGLSGHRRLLQDLPNVLGHGDSVPQEWINNLGVRRLLEAHPANNIRHDLVVAKDGSGDFKTINEALFHIPKNGNKTFVLYIKEGVYHEYVQINKSMTHLMMLGDGAQKTRITGNKNFIDGTPTFKTSTVSVSGDNFIAMNIGFENTAGPEKHQAVALRVQADMSIFYNCSMDGYQDTLYAHTKRQFYRDCTVSGTIDFVFGDAAAVLQNCTFVVRKPLENQQCIVTAQGRKERRQPTALILQDCTFVADPAFYPVRFDRGAYLGRPWKEYSRTIIMESYIDDLIQPQGWLPWMGDFALRTCFYAEFNNRGPGSKLKDRVKWRGIKNITRAHALDFSPGRFVWGDMWIKPIGLPYTSGFTTTETQIIGKP; this is translated from the exons ATGCCAAAAGAGGATGATGATGGAAGGAGCAAGAGAATTGCCATTATCAGTTTGTGTTCCATACTGCTGGTGTCCATGGTTGTCGCCGTGACTGTTGGTGTTAACCTAAATCGTCTCGATTCCAGCGATCCTAAAAATGGCAACAAGTTTCATGAAGTATCCGACACAATGAAAGCTATCGAATCCATTTGCCAACCCACTGATTACAAACAAGATTGCATCAAGACCCTTAACACTGAGGCAGGACAAACCACAGATCCTAAAGAACTCATTCAGGCTGCATTTAAGGTGGCAATGAAACATATCAGCGAGGGTGCCAAGAAATCCATTGTCTTGCATGAGCTAGAGAAGGACCCTAGAGCCAAGCAAGCCCTTAATAATTGCAAAGAGCTCTTGGACTCCGCCATTGCTGAGCTTAAGCACGCTTTTGCAGAAGTGGGAGAGTTTGATCTCTCCAAAGTAGAAAAGGTGCTTATTGATTTGAAGATTTGGCTCAGCGCTGTCATTACATACCAAGAAACTTGCTTGGATGGCTTTCAGAACACGACCAGCCACGCTGGGCAGAAAATGAAGGAGGCTTTGAAGAGTGCCATGAGGCTGAGCAGTAATGGCCTTGCCATTATCTCTGATATATCTAGTGTGCTCACAGGGTTAGAGATACCAGGCCTGTCCGGACACCGCCGTCTTCTTCAAGACCTCCCTAACGTTCTTGGTCATGGCGATTCCGTCCCCCAGGAGTGGATCAACAATCTCGGAGTTCGGAGACTTCTCGAGGCACATCCAGCCAACAACATTAGGCACGACCTTGTTGTGGCTAAGGATGGAAGTGGAGATTTCAAGACCATCAATGAGGCATTGTTTCACATCCCCAAGAATGGAAACAAGACCTTCGTTCTCTACATCAAGGAAGGAGTTTATCACGAGTACGTCCAGATCAACAAGTCTATGACCCATTTGATGATGCTTGGTGATGGAGCTCAAAAGACAAGGATTACAGGAAACAAGAACTTCATCGATGGCACGCCCACCTTTAAAACCTCAACAGTTT CTGTTTCCGGGGATAATTTCATTGCCATGAATATTGGGTTCGAGAACACTGCCGGCCCTGAGAAACATCAGGCTGTGGCATTAAGAGTCCAAGCCGATATGTCCATCTTCTACAACTGCTCCATGGATGGATACCAAGACACGCTTTACGCACACACCAAGCGCCAATTCTACCGTGACTGCACCGTCTCTGGCACAATTGACTTCGTCTTCGGCGATGCTGCTGCAGTCCTCCAAAATTGTACCTTTGTTGTCCGCAAGCCATTGGAAAACCAGCAATGCATTGTGACAGCACAAGGAAGGAAAGAGAGGCGCCAGCCAACAGCACTGATCCTCCAAGACTGCACCTTCGTCGCAGATCCCGCATTCTACCCTGTGAGATTCGATCGCGGGGCATATCTCGGGCGGCCATGGAAGGAATACTCGAGGACCATTATCATGGAATCCTACATTGACGACTTGATCCAACCTCAAGGTTGGCTGCCTTGGATGGGTGATTTCGCCCTCAGGACATGCTTCTATGCTGAATTCAACAACCGAGGCCCCGGTTCAAAATTGAAAGATCGTGTAAAATGGCGAGGAATCAAGAACATCACGCGCGCGCATGCACTGGACTTTTCCCCGGGAAGGTTTGTCTGGGGCGATATGTGGATTAAGCCCATCGGATTGCCTTACACCTCTGGCTTCACCACCACAGAGACACAAATCATAGGAAAACCTTGA